In a genomic window of Deinococcus metalli:
- a CDS encoding phosphatidylserine decarboxylase, producing the protein MRLRRLFPLVAAGLAAVYVRQVHRFRDPVRVLGAADGEVVSPADGVVAFVRRVEAGEVTAGTNGAAVPVQEVLGTAAEDGWLLGVLIGPLDVHYTYQPVSGTVTGVRRMDGRTPTPLLTLLARAALLAGRPTDVLGAPGTRNNERLSVTLGSDAGDVTVALVAPGAALDAMPYVKEGDRARAGNKLAFLPQGGLVLLHLPGHLTPLVTVGEHVTGMQTVVARS; encoded by the coding sequence ATGCGTTTGCGCCGCCTGTTTCCCCTCGTCGCCGCTGGTCTCGCCGCCGTGTATGTCCGCCAGGTGCACCGCTTCCGCGACCCGGTGCGGGTCCTCGGGGCCGCGGATGGAGAGGTGGTCAGCCCGGCCGACGGCGTGGTGGCCTTCGTGCGCCGCGTGGAGGCAGGAGAAGTGACGGCCGGCACGAACGGCGCGGCCGTCCCGGTGCAGGAGGTGCTGGGCACCGCGGCGGAAGACGGCTGGCTGCTGGGCGTCCTGATCGGCCCGCTGGACGTGCACTACACGTACCAGCCGGTCTCCGGCACCGTGACTGGGGTGCGCCGCATGGACGGCCGGACGCCCACGCCGCTGCTGACTCTGCTCGCCCGCGCGGCCCTGCTGGCGGGCCGGCCGACGGACGTGCTGGGCGCGCCGGGCACGCGGAACAATGAGCGCCTGAGCGTCACCCTGGGCAGCGACGCCGGCGACGTGACCGTGGCGCTGGTCGCGCCGGGCGCGGCGCTGGACGCCATGCCGTACGTGAAGGAAGGCGACCGCGCGCGCGCCGGGAACAAGCTGGCCTTCCTGCCGCAGGGCGGCCTGGTGCTGCTGCACCTGCCCGGGCACCTGACGCCGCTGGTGACCGTGGGGGAGCACGTCACGGGCATGCAGACCGTGGTCGCGCGTTCCTGA
- a CDS encoding aspartate carbamoyltransferase catalytic subunit gives MTAAATSARPRHLLDFQDWSPERLTAILDNADTMLQVLDRPVKKVPALQGLTICTAFFENSTRTRTSFELAARRMSADVMTFAAGASSVSKGESLRDTIEVLTQYKVDAYIVRHHASGAAHLVHQYSGKPVINAGDGRRAHPTQALLDAYTVRQEYGSLEGKTVAILGDVRHSRVARSNAELLPKLGAKVILCGPATLLPADLGALPGVTLTTDPVQAVRGAHAVMALRLQQERMTGGYLGSLQEYADTYQVNEALMGHAESGAIVLHPGPMNRDVEISAEAADGPRSRILKQVENGQAIRMSVLYHLLVGRD, from the coding sequence ATGACGGCCGCCGCGACCTCTGCCCGGCCGCGCCACCTGCTGGACTTCCAGGACTGGAGCCCGGAGCGCCTGACTGCCATCCTGGACAACGCGGACACCATGTTGCAGGTGCTCGACCGGCCCGTGAAGAAGGTGCCGGCCTTGCAGGGCCTGACCATCTGCACCGCGTTCTTCGAGAACTCGACGCGCACACGCACCAGCTTCGAACTCGCTGCCCGGCGCATGAGCGCCGACGTGATGACCTTCGCCGCCGGAGCCAGCAGCGTGTCCAAGGGCGAGAGCCTGCGCGACACCATCGAGGTGCTGACGCAGTACAAGGTGGACGCGTACATCGTGCGGCACCACGCGTCCGGCGCCGCACATCTGGTGCACCAGTACAGCGGCAAGCCCGTGATCAACGCCGGCGACGGCCGCCGCGCCCACCCCACCCAGGCGCTGCTCGACGCGTACACCGTCCGGCAGGAGTACGGCTCGCTGGAGGGCAAGACCGTCGCCATCCTCGGGGACGTCCGGCACAGCCGCGTGGCGCGCAGCAACGCCGAACTGCTGCCCAAACTGGGCGCCAAGGTCATCCTGTGCGGCCCGGCCACGCTGCTCCCCGCCGACCTGGGCGCGCTGCCCGGCGTCACACTGACCACCGACCCCGTGCAGGCCGTGCGCGGCGCCCACGCCGTCATGGCGCTGCGGCTCCAGCAGGAACGCATGACCGGCGGCTACCTGGGCAGCCTCCAGGAATACGCCGACACCTACCAGGTGAACGAGGCGCTGATGGGGCACGCGGAGAGCGGCGCCATCGTCCTGCACCCCGGCCCCATGAACCGCGACGTGGAGATCAGCGCCGAGGCCGCCGACGGCCCGCGCAGCCGGATTCTGAAGCAGGTCGAGAACGGCCAGGCCATCCGCATGAGCGTGCTGTACCACCTGCTGGTCGGGCGGGACTGA
- a CDS encoding MFS transporter, with the protein MTAPTAAPPAPALSPDARKVVTFSTLGFTLMFAVWVMFAIVGLPIRKQLGLSDAQFTLLTAIPVLTGSLLRLPAGIWADRYGGKKVFTVNMLVTAAFSLALAYANGYSLLLALALGVGLAGVSFAIGNAWIAQWVPTARQGLALGTFGAGNAGASITKLLAPLLIALVPAGLLIPGGWHFVPFVFAILLVLCAAATARFTPADTVTPSGRSVADWLRPLARAQVWRFGLYYVVFFGAYVAYSLFLPKYYVDHYDIPLAEAGLLTALFIFPASLLRPLGGYLSDRFGPRAVTIAAFAIMLLGLLPLMRELPVTTFTLLTTVVGVGMGIGKASTYTLVAQWNPGQMGVVGGLVGMLGGLGGFFLPLIFAALKPTLGAQSAFITLFVLTLGTGVVFVANMLRLKVLGRQPGLATPA; encoded by the coding sequence ATGACCGCACCCACCGCCGCTCCGCCCGCCCCTGCCCTGAGCCCCGATGCCCGGAAGGTCGTGACCTTCTCCACCCTGGGCTTCACGCTGATGTTCGCCGTGTGGGTGATGTTCGCCATCGTGGGCCTGCCCATCCGCAAGCAGCTCGGCCTGAGCGACGCGCAGTTCACGCTGCTGACCGCCATCCCGGTACTGACCGGCTCGCTGCTGAGGCTGCCGGCCGGTATCTGGGCCGACCGTTACGGCGGCAAGAAGGTCTTCACCGTGAACATGCTGGTCACGGCCGCGTTCTCGCTGGCGCTGGCGTACGCCAACGGCTACAGCCTGCTGCTCGCGCTCGCGCTGGGCGTCGGTCTGGCCGGCGTGAGCTTCGCCATCGGCAACGCGTGGATCGCGCAGTGGGTGCCCACCGCCCGTCAGGGCCTCGCGCTGGGCACCTTCGGCGCGGGGAACGCGGGCGCCAGCATCACCAAGCTGCTTGCCCCGCTGCTGATCGCGCTGGTGCCCGCCGGCCTGCTGATTCCTGGCGGCTGGCACTTCGTGCCCTTCGTGTTCGCCATCCTGCTGGTGCTGTGCGCCGCCGCCACCGCCCGCTTCACCCCGGCCGACACCGTCACGCCCAGCGGCCGCAGCGTGGCCGACTGGCTGCGCCCGCTGGCCCGCGCGCAGGTGTGGCGCTTCGGGCTGTACTACGTGGTGTTCTTCGGCGCGTACGTGGCCTACAGCCTCTTCCTGCCCAAGTACTACGTCGACCACTACGACATTCCCCTGGCCGAGGCCGGGCTGCTGACCGCGCTGTTCATCTTCCCTGCCAGCCTGCTGCGCCCGCTGGGCGGCTACCTCAGCGACCGCTTCGGGCCGCGCGCCGTGACCATCGCCGCGTTCGCCATCATGCTGCTCGGCCTGTTGCCCCTGATGCGCGAGCTGCCGGTCACGACCTTCACGCTGCTCACCACCGTCGTCGGGGTCGGCATGGGCATCGGCAAGGCCAGCACCTACACCCTGGTCGCGCAGTGGAACCCCGGCCAGATGGGCGTGGTGGGCGGCCTGGTGGGCATGCTCGGCGGCCTGGGCGGCTTCTTCCTGCCGCTGATCTTCGCGGCCCTGAAGCCCACGCTGGGCGCGCAGTCGGCCTTCATCACGCTGTTCGTGCTCACGCTCGGCACCGGCGTGGTGTTCGTGGCGAACATGCTGCGCCTGAAGGTGCTCGGCCGCCAGCCCGGCCTCGCCACTCCGGCGTAA
- a CDS encoding peptidylprolyl isomerase, translating into MRRFPVLAALLSGLAAAQTTPATSSAPAPTFTPVPFLSPTPVRTFKEAAWVIDPAKTYRAVLNTTQGDITVELSARAAPKAVNSFVFLALNHFYDGTRFHRVIDGFMAQGGDPLSADPAQQARWGTGGPGYGFYVELDPALTFKSAGVLAMARSQSLYSQGSQFFLTLAPADFLSGQYTVFGRVVAGQDILAKLTRTARSTAAGETPIAGAVPDVLKGVQVLVSP; encoded by the coding sequence ATGCGACGCTTCCCTGTCCTGGCCGCCCTGCTGAGCGGCCTTGCCGCCGCCCAGACCACCCCGGCGACCTCCTCCGCCCCGGCGCCGACCTTCACCCCGGTGCCGTTCCTGTCGCCCACCCCGGTGCGGACGTTCAAGGAGGCCGCGTGGGTGATCGACCCCGCGAAGACCTACCGCGCGGTGCTGAACACCACCCAGGGCGACATCACGGTCGAGCTGTCCGCCAGGGCCGCGCCCAAGGCCGTGAACAGCTTCGTGTTCCTGGCCCTGAACCACTTCTACGACGGCACCCGCTTCCACCGCGTGATCGACGGCTTCATGGCGCAGGGCGGCGATCCGCTGAGCGCCGACCCGGCGCAGCAGGCGCGCTGGGGCACCGGTGGCCCCGGCTACGGCTTCTACGTGGAACTCGACCCGGCCCTGACCTTCAAGTCGGCCGGGGTGCTCGCCATGGCGCGGTCGCAGAGCCTGTACTCGCAGGGCAGCCAGTTCTTCCTCACGCTGGCGCCGGCGGACTTCCTGAGCGGACAGTACACCGTGTTCGGCCGGGTGGTGGCGGGCCAGGACATCCTGGCGAAACTGACGCGCACCGCCCGCAGCACCGCGGCGGGCGAGACGCCGATTGCGGGCGCCGTGCCGGACGTCCTCAAGGGCGTGCAGGTGCTCGTCTCGCCGTGA
- a CDS encoding Lrp/AsnC family transcriptional regulator, whose amino-acid sequence MSQEALDAIDRQILGILQQDARKPNTELADEIGLTPAPTLRRVRRLEDEGIIQRYVALLDPKKVGRELMVLVRVTLDKQTKAGFEDFARQMQARPEVLECFLCLGDIDYLLKVCVPDLDAYQHFLVNTLAAIPGVRNTASTIVVKQEKYTTSLPLE is encoded by the coding sequence ATGTCTCAAGAAGCGCTGGACGCCATCGACCGTCAGATCCTGGGCATCCTGCAGCAGGACGCCCGCAAGCCCAATACCGAACTCGCCGACGAGATCGGCCTGACGCCCGCGCCCACCCTGCGCCGCGTGCGGCGGCTGGAGGACGAGGGCATCATCCAGCGCTACGTGGCGCTGCTGGACCCCAAGAAGGTGGGGCGCGAGCTGATGGTGCTGGTGCGCGTGACGCTCGACAAGCAGACCAAGGCGGGCTTCGAGGACTTCGCCCGGCAGATGCAGGCCCGCCCCGAGGTGCTGGAATGCTTCCTGTGCCTGGGCGATATCGACTACCTGCTCAAGGTCTGCGTGCCGGACCTGGACGCGTACCAGCACTTTCTGGTCAACACGCTGGCGGCCATTCCCGGCGTGCGCAACACCGCCAGCACCATCGTGGTCAAGCAGGAGAAATACACGACCAGCCTGCCGCTGGAGTGA
- a CDS encoding alpha/beta fold hydrolase, whose protein sequence is MNVGGTELHVEDHGHGPPLVMLHGLGSNVEWLRPEIEQLSRIRRVIALDSRGHGRSDRPAAYTLADHVSDVLGVMDALGLERADVMGTSMGSYVAQGVAIRAPQRVSKLVLVVPKASGTTSSVARLIGEHAAELEGKSNDEVLAFIGGLMFAPTTSPEVRARRDQGTQRDMELGLSLTPGQFQAANRALEGFDFRPELPRVTAPTLVISGRHDPLNPPAEGEVIARSIPYARMVVLERSGHLPSLEEPDELVEIIRDFLQQEPAPTS, encoded by the coding sequence ATGAACGTCGGCGGCACCGAACTCCACGTCGAAGACCACGGCCACGGGCCGCCGCTGGTCATGCTGCACGGCCTGGGCTCGAACGTCGAGTGGCTGCGGCCCGAGATCGAGCAGCTGAGCCGCATCCGGCGCGTGATCGCGCTGGACAGCCGGGGCCACGGCCGCTCGGATCGCCCGGCGGCATACACCCTGGCTGACCACGTGTCGGACGTCCTGGGTGTGATGGACGCGCTGGGGCTGGAGCGGGCCGACGTGATGGGCACCTCCATGGGCAGCTACGTCGCGCAGGGCGTGGCGATCCGCGCGCCGCAGCGGGTGTCGAAACTCGTGCTGGTCGTGCCGAAGGCGAGCGGCACGACCTCGTCTGTCGCGCGGCTCATCGGAGAGCACGCGGCCGAGCTGGAAGGGAAGTCGAACGACGAGGTGCTGGCCTTCATCGGCGGCCTGATGTTCGCGCCCACCACGTCCCCAGAGGTGCGGGCACGGCGCGACCAGGGCACCCAGCGGGACATGGAGCTGGGCCTGAGCCTCACGCCCGGGCAGTTCCAGGCAGCGAACCGCGCCCTGGAGGGCTTCGACTTCCGCCCGGAGCTGCCGCGGGTGACCGCGCCCACGCTGGTCATCAGCGGTCGCCACGATCCCCTGAACCCGCCAGCGGAGGGCGAGGTGATCGCCCGCTCGATTCCCTACGCGCGGATGGTCGTGCTGGAACGCAGCGGGCACCTACCCAGCCTGGAAGAACCGGACGAACTGGTGGAGATTATCCGCGACTTTCTGCAACAGGAACCGGCCCCCACCAGTTAA
- a CDS encoding molybdopterin oxidoreductase family protein, giving the protein MTAPTPPDARLVRTTCPYCAVQCTFDLHIERGLPVKVTPTKDCPVAHGTVCKKGLAALSDVRHPERLTQPLLRKNGELVPVGWAEALAYVRDALTPLLDTRPDAVGVFGSGSLTNEKTYLLGKFARLALKTANIDYNGRYCMASASSALNRSVGYDRGLGFPLADMGSSDLILLVGANIAETLPPIMQYLKAAKDRGGVIYAIDPRATTTAKVAGQHLSPRVGTDGVLALGVLHLMKQWGKIRPTAPAHGMPGVLAQADDYPPARVAHECGIDEADLLTLARRYADAARPLILTGRGAEQHAHGTDTVQAWLNLAFLTGHFGKPGGGYGTLTGQGNGQGGREHGQKNDQLPGARSLKDPRHRAEIAALWGVEDTELPQPGRSAQNLLNACGREIEALIVLGSNPVVSAAGAGQVTENLRALKHLIVIDFLPSETAQLATLVLPGSMWCEEEGTTTNLEGRVQRRRRAITVPGAAREDWRILCDLAAAVGRPQGFTYGTFRELQDEFFLATKGGKADYSGLSAERLDRATAQWPVKSATGPDTPYAYAPTYPTADGLATLHVPSFPLPTPPRQLTLTTGRLGNQYQSGTQTRRNAALKAEATAQIHPDTARDHGLRPGDSVTLRTLHGTATLPVQITPAIRPDTVFLPFHWPQTANLLTDPYTLDPHSHMPAFKGTPVTLMPAHSVAGIPLRPGLTGEVAAT; this is encoded by the coding sequence ATGACCGCGCCCACTCCTCCCGACGCGCGCCTCGTCCGCACCACCTGTCCGTACTGCGCGGTGCAGTGCACCTTCGACCTGCACATCGAACGCGGCCTGCCGGTCAAGGTCACGCCCACCAAGGACTGCCCGGTCGCCCACGGCACCGTGTGCAAGAAGGGCCTCGCCGCACTGAGCGACGTGCGCCACCCCGAACGCCTGACGCAGCCGCTGCTGCGCAAGAACGGCGAGCTCGTGCCGGTGGGCTGGGCCGAGGCGCTCGCGTACGTCCGTGACGCCCTGACCCCGCTGCTCGACACCCGGCCCGACGCCGTGGGCGTGTTCGGCAGCGGCAGCCTCACGAACGAGAAGACGTACCTGCTCGGCAAGTTCGCGCGGCTGGCCCTGAAGACCGCCAACATCGACTACAACGGCCGCTACTGCATGGCCTCGGCCAGCAGCGCCCTGAACCGCAGCGTTGGCTACGACCGCGGCCTGGGCTTCCCGCTCGCGGACATGGGGAGCAGCGACCTGATCCTGCTGGTCGGCGCGAACATCGCCGAGACGCTGCCGCCGATCATGCAGTACCTCAAGGCCGCCAAGGACCGCGGCGGCGTGATCTACGCCATCGACCCGCGCGCCACGACCACCGCGAAGGTCGCCGGGCAGCACCTGTCGCCCCGGGTCGGCACGGACGGCGTGCTGGCGCTGGGCGTGCTGCACCTGATGAAACAGTGGGGGAAGATCCGCCCCACCGCGCCCGCCCACGGCATGCCCGGCGTGCTTGCCCAGGCCGACGACTACCCGCCCGCCCGCGTGGCGCACGAGTGCGGCATCGACGAGGCGGACCTGCTGACCCTGGCCCGCCGCTACGCGGACGCCGCCCGGCCCCTGATCCTCACGGGGCGCGGCGCGGAGCAGCACGCGCACGGCACCGACACCGTGCAGGCGTGGCTGAACCTCGCGTTCCTCACCGGGCACTTCGGCAAGCCCGGCGGCGGCTACGGCACCCTGACCGGCCAGGGCAACGGCCAGGGCGGGCGCGAGCACGGCCAGAAGAACGACCAGCTGCCCGGCGCGCGCAGCCTGAAAGACCCCCGCCACCGCGCCGAGATCGCCGCGCTGTGGGGCGTGGAGGACACGGAGCTGCCCCAGCCCGGCCGCTCCGCGCAGAACCTCCTGAACGCCTGCGGCCGCGAGATCGAGGCGCTGATCGTGCTGGGCTCCAACCCCGTCGTGAGCGCCGCCGGGGCCGGTCAGGTCACGGAGAACCTGCGGGCCCTGAAGCACCTGATCGTGATCGACTTCCTGCCCAGCGAGACCGCGCAGCTCGCCACGCTGGTGCTGCCGGGCAGCATGTGGTGCGAGGAAGAGGGCACCACCACCAACCTGGAGGGCCGCGTGCAGCGCCGCAGGAGGGCCATCACCGTGCCCGGCGCCGCCCGCGAGGACTGGCGCATCCTGTGCGACCTCGCGGCCGCCGTGGGCCGCCCACAGGGATTCACGTACGGCACCTTCCGCGAACTGCAGGACGAGTTCTTCCTGGCCACGAAGGGCGGCAAGGCCGACTACAGCGGCCTGAGCGCCGAGCGGCTCGACCGCGCGACTGCCCAGTGGCCGGTGAAGTCTGCAACCGGCCCTGACACGCCCTACGCCTACGCGCCCACGTACCCCACTGCCGACGGGCTGGCGACCCTGCACGTTCCCTCGTTCCCGCTGCCCACGCCGCCCCGGCAGCTCACGCTGACCACCGGCCGGCTGGGCAACCAGTACCAGAGCGGCACCCAGACCCGGCGCAACGCCGCCCTGAAGGCCGAGGCGACCGCGCAGATCCACCCCGACACTGCCCGCGACCACGGCCTGCGCCCCGGCGACAGCGTGACCCTGCGCACCCTGCACGGCACGGCCACGCTGCCCGTCCAGATCACGCCCGCCATCCGGCCGGACACCGTGTTCCTGCCGTTCCACTGGCCGCAGACTGCCAATCTGCTCACCGATCCGTACACCCTCGATCCGCACTCGCACATGCCCGCCTTCAAGGGCACACCCGTGACGCTGATGCCGGCGCACTCGGTCGCCGGCATCCCCCTTCGCCCGGGTCTGACGGGCGAGGTGGCGGCGACCTGA
- a CDS encoding dihydroorotase encodes MIITITNIKRVGSDELTSVTIENGVIKGWNLPEDGEVIDGHGGTVAPALIELHAHLREPGQTQKEDLASGLAAAAAGGYGTVVCMPNTSPVIDDPAIVRSLLEKAGTLGQARLKPAAALTRGQQGEALAELTYLKNAGAVMFTDDGRTNENARVLRLGLETAASLGMVVSVHAEDASLRADGVMNEGAVSEALGVPGNPAAAEAARVARDIEIVAGLAAQGRPVRLHVQHLSTARALDLVRDAKKRGLGVTCEVCPHHLTLTDEALRAFDAVYKVAPPLRTQADADHLLEGLRDGSVDCLATDHAPHTRAEKERDLLDAPSGIAYIELAFPLMYTRFGESLGLEKIVELLTAAPARVMGWPEPTLDTGAPADLVVFDLDTQREVKPTEFKSKAKFTPWAGETLKGWPVLTVVDGKVAYRRE; translated from the coding sequence ATGATCATCACCATCACGAACATCAAACGTGTCGGCTCAGACGAGCTGACGTCCGTGACCATCGAGAACGGCGTCATCAAGGGCTGGAACCTGCCGGAAGACGGCGAGGTCATCGACGGCCACGGCGGCACCGTCGCGCCCGCGCTGATCGAGTTGCACGCGCACCTGCGTGAGCCGGGGCAGACGCAGAAAGAAGACCTCGCGTCGGGCCTCGCGGCGGCGGCGGCGGGCGGATACGGCACGGTCGTGTGCATGCCGAACACGTCCCCGGTGATCGACGACCCGGCCATCGTCCGCAGCCTGCTGGAGAAGGCCGGAACGCTGGGCCAGGCGCGCCTGAAGCCGGCGGCGGCCCTGACGCGCGGGCAGCAGGGCGAGGCGCTGGCCGAACTGACGTACCTGAAGAACGCGGGCGCCGTGATGTTCACGGACGACGGCCGCACCAACGAGAACGCCCGGGTGCTGCGGCTGGGCCTGGAAACGGCCGCGAGCCTGGGCATGGTCGTGTCGGTGCACGCGGAGGACGCGTCGCTGCGCGCGGACGGCGTGATGAACGAGGGCGCGGTGTCCGAGGCGCTGGGCGTGCCCGGCAACCCGGCAGCGGCCGAGGCGGCGCGCGTGGCGCGGGACATCGAGATCGTGGCGGGCCTCGCCGCGCAGGGCCGCCCGGTGAGGCTGCACGTGCAGCACCTGTCCACCGCACGCGCACTGGATCTGGTGCGCGACGCCAAGAAGCGCGGCCTGGGCGTAACCTGCGAGGTCTGCCCGCACCACCTGACCCTGACCGACGAGGCGCTGCGGGCTTTCGACGCCGTGTACAAGGTCGCGCCGCCCCTGCGGACGCAGGCGGACGCTGATCACCTGCTGGAAGGCCTGCGGGACGGCAGCGTGGACTGCCTCGCCACGGACCACGCGCCGCACACCCGCGCCGAGAAGGAGCGTGACCTGCTGGACGCGCCCAGCGGTATCGCGTACATCGAACTGGCGTTCCCGCTGATGTACACGCGCTTTGGCGAGTCGCTGGGGCTGGAGAAGATCGTGGAACTCCTGACCGCCGCGCCCGCCCGCGTGATGGGCTGGCCCGAGCCGACGCTGGACACCGGCGCGCCCGCCGATCTGGTCGTGTTCGATCTGGATACGCAAAGAGAAGTGAAGCCCACCGAGTTCAAGAGCAAGGCGAAGTTCACGCCGTGGGCCGGAGAAACCTTGAAAGGCTGGCCGGTGCTGACCGTGGTCGACGGCAAGGTCGCGTACCGACGGGAGTAG
- the pyrR gene encoding bifunctional pyr operon transcriptional regulator/uracil phosphoribosyltransferase PyrR: MAPKATILSADEIRRGLTRIAHEIVERNKGAQDLAIIGVHTRGIPLAARLAAKLSELEGVEIPTGMLDITLYRDDLSEVAHQPIIRETHVPFDIAQRRVVLVDDVLYTGRTVRAALDALIDLGRPLGIQLAVLIDRGHRELPIRADYVGKNLPTAKSEVVKVKLQETDGVDIVELWDLEDVK; encoded by the coding sequence ATGGCGCCTAAGGCCACCATCCTCTCGGCCGACGAGATCCGGCGCGGCCTGACGCGCATCGCGCACGAGATCGTGGAGCGCAACAAGGGCGCGCAGGACCTCGCGATCATCGGCGTGCACACGCGCGGCATTCCGCTCGCCGCGCGCCTGGCCGCGAAACTGTCCGAACTGGAGGGCGTGGAGATTCCGACCGGGATGCTCGACATCACCCTCTACCGCGACGACCTGTCGGAGGTGGCGCACCAGCCGATCATCCGCGAGACGCACGTGCCCTTCGACATCGCGCAGCGCCGGGTGGTGCTGGTGGACGACGTGCTGTACACCGGCCGCACGGTACGGGCCGCGCTCGACGCCCTGATCGACCTCGGGCGGCCGCTGGGCATCCAGCTCGCCGTGCTGATCGACCGCGGGCACCGCGAACTGCCGATCCGCGCGGATTACGTGGGCAAGAACCTGCCGACCGCGAAAAGCGAAGTCGTGAAGGTCAAGTTGCAGGAGACCGACGGCGTGGACATCGTGGAGCTGTGGGACCTGGAGGACGTGAAATGA
- the ald gene encoding alanine dehydrogenase: protein MHIGLPKEIKVKENRVALTPGGVATLVRRGHSVTVEQGAGVGSGIPDSEYVQAGAQLGSGDDAWAAEMVVKVKEPVEREYRYLRDDLLLFTYLHLAADRPLTDALLAAGTTGVAYETVQTADGSLPLLTPMSEVAGRLSVQAGAYHLQKPVGGRGVLLGGVPGVQPGHVTIVGGGVVGTNAAKMAMGLGAKVTILDVSQRRLAYLDDVFFGKLTTMMSSEANIRDLLPTTDLLIGAVLIPGAKAPHLVTRDMLKLMPEGSVIVDVAVDQGGCVETIHPTTHDDPTYVVDGVIHYGVANMPGAVPRTSTFALTNQTLPYALLLADHGVHALHRNPALMLGLNTHRGQLTYRGVADAFDLPHAAPDAVLA, encoded by the coding sequence ATGCATATCGGACTCCCGAAGGAAATCAAGGTCAAGGAAAACCGCGTGGCGCTCACGCCCGGCGGCGTGGCGACGCTGGTGCGGCGCGGGCACAGTGTCACCGTCGAGCAGGGTGCCGGCGTGGGCAGCGGTATTCCCGACAGCGAGTACGTGCAGGCCGGCGCGCAGCTCGGCAGCGGCGACGACGCGTGGGCCGCCGAGATGGTCGTGAAGGTCAAGGAACCCGTGGAGCGCGAATACCGCTACCTGCGTGACGACCTGCTGCTGTTCACGTACCTGCACCTCGCCGCGGACCGGCCCCTGACCGACGCGCTGCTGGCCGCGGGCACCACCGGCGTCGCCTACGAGACCGTGCAGACCGCCGACGGCAGCCTGCCGCTGCTGACGCCCATGAGCGAGGTCGCCGGGCGCCTGAGCGTGCAGGCCGGCGCGTACCACCTGCAAAAGCCCGTGGGCGGGCGCGGCGTGCTGCTCGGCGGGGTGCCCGGCGTGCAGCCCGGTCACGTCACCATCGTGGGGGGCGGCGTGGTGGGCACGAACGCCGCCAAGATGGCGATGGGCCTGGGCGCCAAGGTCACCATCCTGGACGTGTCGCAGCGGCGGCTGGCGTACCTGGACGACGTGTTTTTCGGCAAGCTGACCACCATGATGAGCAGCGAGGCGAACATCCGCGACCTGCTGCCCACCACGGACCTGCTGATCGGCGCCGTGCTGATCCCCGGCGCGAAGGCTCCGCACCTGGTCACGCGCGACATGCTGAAGCTGATGCCGGAGGGCAGCGTGATCGTGGACGTCGCGGTGGATCAGGGCGGCTGCGTGGAGACCATCCACCCGACCACGCACGACGATCCTACCTACGTCGTGGACGGCGTGATCCACTACGGCGTGGCGAACATGCCCGGCGCCGTGCCGCGCACCAGCACCTTCGCCCTGACCAACCAGACGCTGCCGTACGCGCTGCTGCTCGCGGACCACGGCGTTCATGCGCTGCACCGCAACCCCGCGCTGATGCTCGGGCTGAACACCCACCGCGGCCAGCTCACGTACCGCGGCGTGGCCGACGCGTTCGACCTGCCCCACGCCGCGCCGGACGCCGTCCTGGCCTGA
- a CDS encoding Hsp20/alpha crystallin family protein, with the protein MMRFDPFREIEELTQRMDRAFGQASSGARLAPPVDVHEDEQGLELTLDLPGVQPDAIQIEAENNTLTVQAERRYARTDGRTAHRVERAYGTLARTFSVPAKYDLTKVEADFDHGTLTIRVPRSEAAQKRAVTVRSGGQLTAPKTVDAAAQPSGNAAQPSGTAQQA; encoded by the coding sequence GTGATGCGATTTGATCCCTTCCGTGAAATCGAGGAACTCACCCAGCGCATGGACCGGGCCTTCGGCCAGGCCAGCAGCGGCGCCCGCCTCGCCCCGCCCGTGGATGTCCACGAGGACGAGCAGGGCCTGGAACTCACCCTGGACCTGCCCGGCGTGCAGCCGGACGCCATCCAGATCGAGGCCGAGAACAACACCCTGACCGTGCAGGCCGAGCGCAGGTACGCCCGCACCGATGGCCGCACCGCGCACCGCGTGGAGCGCGCCTACGGCACCCTGGCCCGCACCTTCAGCGTGCCTGCCAAGTACGACCTGACCAAGGTCGAGGCCGACTTCGACCACGGCACCCTGACCATCCGCGTGCCCCGCTCCGAGGCCGCCCAGAAGCGCGCCGTGACGGTCCGCAGCGGCGGTCAGCTGACGGCTCCCAAGACCGTGGACGCCGCCGCGCAGCCCAGCGGCAACGCGGCCCAGCCCAGCGGCACGGCCCAGCAGGCGTAA